CGCTTACCCAATCAAAGTCACAGGGTTATTGCTAGATGTGAGCGACTaacttcaaattttcaatacGCACACTTGTGTGCAGTACAAGGTAATCAAGACACAGGCAATGTGCCTTAGCTAGTCGTGCATCAGGAAGCAATGCATCTCCTCCCTTCATAAAGTTACTATCCTCAAGTACAGTAGATAGAGCAACATACATATGTTTCCGTGCCAGGGAAGCATTTAAACCAAAAGATTCATATGCTTTGGATGTCACACTGTATCTCAGGTGTATAGTACCTTATCAACATAAGTCTATATTGGAGGATTAAAATATGCATTTTACTTGATCAACCAGCCCAACTCGTACTTATTGAAACAACTAAAAAGGCAGGAAAGAGATCAACTTAGAAGCGCAAAACAATGTTCCAAACAGCAGGATTCTGAAGAGCCTTACTGTCAATTCTCAAGCGTTCTAATATCAAGCTGTCTTTCTGTCGCAAGCTTCGATCAGCCTTGGAGTAGAATTTTCATGCcagtaaaaacaaataaagtatCAATCAATCCAACCTCAGATAGCTAGCGAGGCTAAGAATTCGCTCAATGAGGTGCTCCAACACTCTGCCTAATGTACTAGCATACTAAAAGCAAATGGAAGTTCAATTGAGTCCAGAAAATAGATGGAGAAATAATTATCTTAATTTGAAATCAACTGACCTTAAGCTTGTATGACTTTCTCTCGACCAGAAAGACCTTTTTGATTCCGTAACAGTCTGCAAGCATTTGTGTTAAGTAACCCCTCCCAGCTCCAAACTCAACCACTGCAGGGACACAAGCATCATCAACAGTTGGCCCATCAGATGGGAAATCTCCCCTTGACATGTGCCCATCGGTATTCTTTAACACCCCAAATTCTTCCAAGTTTCCAAGAATTGACGCCTGTTGCAGGACATGTTTCTCCTGATATGGTAATTTTCTGCACGCAAATAACTCCTTTTTTCTGTTAAAACAACAATCCCAATACAACCAGTTAGCAATATTTATTGGGGATTTTGGTGACTTTGCTTACCCATCTACTTCCCTATTAATCCACACACCACAAGCCTCTGGTATCTTGAATGAGTCTTGAATATCTTTGCATATTGATGCATGAACTGACTGAATTTTACTGATTAATTTGGATAGTTGAGTTGAAGTCATACTGTAAACAGCATTCCTCTTCATTTCGGAGGTGATGCTATTGCTACCCAATGGCCCAGAAGAGGGGTTATTCAAGGAGactgtattttcttcttcttcttcttcatttgtgCCAGCATTGATGCCCTTTTGGTAGAAAGGTTGGAGCGACAAGGACTGAATATGTTTGAGTAACGGGCATCTTCTAAGATGCCCCTCCAGATTTTCCTCAAGAACAGTGCTGGTAATTAAGGCGATAATTCATTCAGGTTAAAAGGAAGAAATAAAAGGGGGGGAAAATACAAGGTCttatttaaagaaaaaagagaggactaTATAGAGGGTGAAGAGAATACTGAGAAGGGTCGATTGGGCATGCAATCCACTGGCCATCAGATCTTGTGGTGTGGTTCCCGCAGAACCTATGCCGTCAGTTTGGAAGCAGATGATCGTCAGATGTCcaacaaaaggagagagagagagagagagagagagagagaggtgttacTTAGAGTTGCCGTTGAGAGGGGTGTTTGCACAGAATCTGTTCTTCTTGGGGAGCCAGAACTCGCACCGGCTTTCCATTCTTTCTACTTTCGGGggcttctctctttctctgtctaTGCCTGCCCTGCCCTGTAAGCCGCTTTCTTCGTCGCCGCAGTGGTGCCAAACTCAAAACACCTCCCTCGCACACTTGGAGGACAACTTACCCTTGCAAGACTATTtttcagaaatgatattggtaccgacgggatttggatttggaatttTAAGACCTTAAACTCTCtccatttgggtttggatttggaattTGAGGAAAcgaaggaaaaaaggaaagataatTCCAAGAAATTGGAGGAAACTTTAGATAGAAATTACTATAAGAAAATTTGCAATTGTTTCTTagatttcttttctctttcactAGAAATTGGAGggacgtaatttttttttcagattttcccTTTCTTACTAGTATTTCTTCTCACAAATTTCATCCGAAGTCTTATAGTTTGTGTGTAACTTAGAAGAGggaagagaggaaaagaaaaaaaaatttcttcccaCTTGTTTTATTTTGAGCATAGAAAGATGAAGGAAAATACTACCTACTACTAAGGAAGACTGGAAAAGGAAAACAGTTGAAAACcaactttcttattctttctttttcctttcacatTCAGTTCgattttcgtttcttttttacaaaaccaaacgaaggaaaagaaagcattTTCCTCATTATTTCTCTCATACTTAGTAATCAAGCTCAAACCTACGTAGTATAAGTTTATACGGGGTGGCCGATGGCCATTATTCAAGATGTCATATACTATTGAGTATCATCAAAACTCTTAAATCATTTGTCATAAATGTCTGATAAGCATCATACATACTATGCATTGTAGGTAGTATAGATGGTAAGTAATAAGTATATACGTTGGACTTGGCTTGCCTGGCCTTCGTCCAACAATCCCCCTTCAGAACCCTGCCCACGATTTGTATTGTGAGATATTGACGTCCAGAAAGCAAGCTCATGTAATCTTTAGTAGTAACTCTCGTCCTAATTAAGACTACCTTGCCAACCCATAAGCACCATGAGTACACATTGCGTTCAAAGGAACAAGGCGGGCATGATTTGCATAAAAATATTGAGCCCATGAGTGGAACGATGAAACTTAACAAGGGTCTAATTTGTGTTTTCAAAGCtccattctttttgtttttgtttaatagTCACATGTGGGGGCTCTTGTTTGATTTTATTCATTTTACTTGTGGAAATAATTGGAGTGATGAATACTGTAGTCTATACTGatgtgttgtattttttttgtggtttgacaTGCTTATTGCATCCGAAGGGAAGATGACCAGGGTCCGACGTCATCTGGTGTTGGGAAGGGACGTCAAAGCTCCAGAGAATGCGTGTGAAGAAAGACACATTGATTATCAAAAGTTTAATGTTTATTCAATCAGTAAACCATGAAGAAATTACACTACTAACATCTTAACAACATTGATTACTACCTTTAATTTTTATTGTTCATGACATGATATGGGATACATAATCAATCAGCACAACGGCAACTTTAACATATATAGGTTTTAGATTTGCTTCTTCTCCGATGAATTCTTCCTAGTGCCATCTATAGTCCTGCCATATGAGATCACTGTTAGAATGTCAATGGAGGAGGGGTTGACCCCTGCAGTTTTGAGGCAAGGAGAACTAACATGACCTTGCAAATGCATAGGGAAAGATCCCGGAGAAGATTGAGCCTTTTGCTTTAACAAGCAGCACATAAATTCCATAACAAGGGAGGTGAACCAAACCCAAGGCTAAATACCTACAGGAAGAAAGCCTCCGCTGGGTAAATCTCTCCGTTTAGAAAGTCAAAAAAGTGTACAACAATGCATGTTAAATAACCATAAGTAGGCATATACTACTTGAGAGCTGCATAAGAAGCAAGGAAATTACCATAGAGGTGCCGATGGAGTTGAAAGCTCAAGGAAAGGATATGGCCACCTACAAGAGTTGGGAAATCAATTAACTAGCCCTaggggagaagaagaagaagaaagaaactgtGCTTATAACCTATAGGCTATAGGTAGATCAGGAAATTGAGGAGTAATTACCATGTAAAACCACAGGCATGAAGAATCCATTGAAAGACAACATAGGAAACGCTCCACAGCACAAAATATGCAAGTCCATACCAAGAAAATGGCTGAAACATTGGTTGAAAGATAGTCAAGATACTTGTTCAAGCAAAGGAACCATCCATTGACCAGCTAGAATGATGAGGTTACAATCTTCCATTGATGACATGCTGGTATATTGTTTGGCGATATTGTAAACTTACTTGGCTATTGAGAGCAGAATCAAGCATGAGAAAAATAGCGTTCACACTGTGTATGCTTCCAATCAACTGCCAAACATCATTGACAGAATATCAACAACTAAAATGCAGAATAGAAACTCATAGCAATTAGGGAAGGAACATAAGAGCAGATGAAACCATTGAAAGCAAGTAACAGTGCTAAGAGACTAAAATTGTTTCCAAAAGAGGACTCACAAGGGTGAGCTGAAATTTATCACCTAGGAGAAATGGCAATAGAAGACACCAGAAAACAACATCCGCTAGCATAGAGGCACCTGCACAAGTCTGTTTAAAAAAGTACGAATTATTTTCTGCTATTGTTAAAGAAGCAAACCTAAACACCGTAATTGAAGGTCTCGGATCCTTTTATCTTGTTCACTGTGCAGGAAACTACTGATTCATTACCTTCGGGCAGATAATTAGAGAGGGACTTTGTAAAGCACAGGAAATGGAATTTTGCTCCGATTAGTATGTTTTATGATTGCTGCCGGTCATTTCTCATTTTGTTATTGTACCTCTTACGATTTGGAAAGAGGGAAATttggaaagcagaaaccgtgcAATTAACCTGATAAACAGCTTGTAAGAGCTGCTCCAAGAAATCTGCTTTCCACTCGGTCACTTCTTGTTGGGTGTAACGGCTTTGAAACTTAGTTGCACCTTTGGTGCTTTCTCCTTTATCTCCAAGAAAAGAGTTCTTTGAGTACCTCCAGCATCCACGAGCAGATACAACGGTCGCAAGCTACCAAGTAATAAAGCATATGAGTCACATAATTACAAGAGCATCTGATTTATAAATGAATGAGCATTtatatagtagtatatatatgtcTTCGAAAAAGGAGTTAATTTGACATACGGCAAAGTAAAGCGTGACCAATGCAAAAGTCCACCTGCAACATGATCAGTCACAAGCCAAATATAAATAGGTCAGGTTTCAAGAGTAGGCACTCAGATGACAACACCAAATAAAAGCATGTGAGGAGGCATCTCCAATCAATCCATCATTCATCGAAATAGTTGatgaaattcaaaagttttgatgaaaaaatggcaaaacaaGCAATTAACCAAGTTTATGCTCGATCGAATTTgatgaaagaagagaaaggggGTAACTTTCAGTACTAATTTGAAGGGAGGAGAGCAGACAGCAGTAGTATAATCAACGAGTATAAGCATATATAAGAGTATGATTATTAGGTTAGTAATATTACTGGGTGTAGAAGTAGAAAGCGAAAGGTCCCCCAAGGACGATGACGACGCGACAGAGAATGAAAGACATGGAAGCGAAGGCAAAGGCTCTGAAGAAGAGAAGCCAAAGGGGATGGAGGTTAGTCCAGCAAGGAAGCCACAGATCAGAACTGGAAGTGGAAGTG
The sequence above is a segment of the Rhododendron vialii isolate Sample 1 chromosome 13a, ASM3025357v1 genome. Coding sequences within it:
- the LOC131313232 gene encoding tRNA:m(4)X modification enzyme TRM13 isoform X3, with the translated sequence MESRCEFWLPKKNRFCANTPLNGNSKFCGNHTTRSDGQWIACPIDPSHTVLEENLEGHLRRCPLLKHIQSLSLQPFYQKGINAGTNEEEEEENTVSLNNPSSGPLGSNSITSEMKRNAVYSMTSTQLSKLISKIQSVHASICKDIQDSFKIPEACGVWINREVDGKLPYQEKHVLQQASILGNLEEFGVLKNTDGHMSRGDFPSDGPTVDDACVPAVVEFGAGRGYLTQMLADCYGIKKVFLVERKSYKLKADRSLRQKDSLILERLRIDIEDLNLNAVESLQGIPYLATGKHLCGPATDMTLRCCLAKKCTQCNVAGHRAGCNLRGLAIATCCHHLCQWKHYINKRYLSNLGITRQDFHAITWFTSWAVDADHSSGLPGSVDVVSDLQIMLGSRLKTF
- the LOC131313232 gene encoding uncharacterized protein LOC131313232 isoform X1, translating into MESRCEFWLPKKNRFCANTPLNGNSKFCGNHTTRSDGQWIACPIDPSHTVLEENLEGHLRRCPLLKHIQSLSLQPFYQKGINAGTNEEEEEENTVSLNNPSSGPLGSNSITSEMKRNAVYSMTSTQLSKLISKIQSVHASICKDIQDSFKIPEACGVWINREVDGKLPYQEKHVLQQASILGNLEEFGVLKNTDGHMSRGDFPSDGPTVDDACVPAVVEFGAGRGYLTQMLADCYGIKKVFLVERKSYKLKADRSLRQKDSLILERLRIDIEDLNLNAVESLQGIPYLATGKHLCGPATDMTLRCCLAKKCTQCNVAGHRAGCNLRGLAIATCCHHLCQWKHYINKRYLSNLGITRQDFHAITWFTSWAVDADHSSGLPGSVDVVSDLQIIFFDSGMEEGGKVGLAVEDVLREIKAVERAVLGFMCKDVIDMGRLMWIKEHGLEAQLVKYVPYSISPENHLLIAKG
- the LOC131313232 gene encoding uncharacterized protein LOC131313232 isoform X2, whose product is MESRCEFWLPKKNRFCANTPLNGNSKFCGNHTTRSDGQWIACPIDPSHTVLEENLEGHLRRCPLLKHIQSLSLQPFYQKGINAGTNEEEEEENTVSLNNPSSGPLGSNSITSEMKRNAVYSMTSTQLSKLISKIQSVHASICKDIQDSFKIPEACGVWINREVDGKLPYQEKHVLQQASILGNLEEFGVLKNTDGHMSRGDFPSDGPTVDDACVPAVVEFGAGRGYLTQMLADCYGIKKVFLVERKSYKLKADRSLRQKDSLILERLRIDIEDLNLNAVESLQGIPYLATGKHLCGPATDMTLRCCLAKKCTQCNVAGHRAGCNLRGLAIATCCHHLCQWKHYINKRYLSNLGITRQDFHAITWFTSWAVDADHSSGLPGSVDVVSDLQIIGMEEGGKVGLAVEDVLREIKAVERAVLGFMCKDVIDMGRLMWIKEHGLEAQLVKYVPYSISPENHLLIAKG
- the LOC131313233 gene encoding uncharacterized protein LOC131313233 isoform X1, producing the protein MEEMMNQNPHPHPLEGPGPGGSSSTDSSIGLEYWVQWQVLVCALILILPSVVAVRILKRELHRHPPLITSTSSSDLWLPCWTNLHPLWLLFFRAFAFASMSFILCRVVIVLGGPFAFYFYTQWTFALVTLYFALATVVSARGCWRYSKNSFLGDKGESTKGATKFQSRYTQQEVTEWKADFLEQLLQAVYQTCAGASMLADVVFWCLLLPFLLGDKFQLTLLIGSIHSVNAIFLMLDSALNSQPFSWYGLAYFVLWSVSYVVFQWILHACGFTWWPYPFLELSTPSAPLWYLALGLVHLPCYGIYVLLVKAKGSIFSGIFPYAFARTIDGTRKNSSEKKQI
- the LOC131313233 gene encoding uncharacterized protein LOC131313233 isoform X2, which codes for MEEMMNQNPHPHPLEGPGPGGSSSTDSSIGLEYWVQWQVLVCALILILPSVVAVRILKRELHRHPPLITSTSSSDLWLPCWTNLHPLWLLFFRAFAFASMSFILCRVVIVLGGPFAFYFYTQWTFALVTLYFALATVVSARGCWRYSKNSFLGDKGESTKGATKFQSRYTQQEVTEWKADFLEQLLQAVYQTCAGASMLADVVFWCLLLPFLLGDKFQLTLLIGSIHSVNAIFLMLDSALNSQPFSWYGLAYFVLWSVSYVVFQWILHACGFTWWPYPFLELSTPSAPLWYLALGLVHLPCYGIYVLLVKAKGSIFSGIFPYAFARS